A stretch of Bifidobacterium sp. ESL0704 DNA encodes these proteins:
- the holA gene encoding DNA polymerase III subunit delta: MAGKRARRRTRFVLVVGGDEFLNEQEVRDCRDEAAKNDPEAEIVELDAGEASRYDFDEAVSPSLLSSSSIVIIRHIQNSEDALTDTMVDYCTSMAKDPSTAAGTVIAQHDGGQKGKRIIDRLTKAGAEKKAVPDLKRADAKLNFVIQCFERRKRRVDPAAAQQLVAVLGEKTGELAAMCEQLCFDFDDDPIGLELVDQYLTGNAEVTGFAVADAALNGNDAKAIINMRAAVAQGTDPIALVGALAMKLRTLAKASALRSGSISQAEAKTNPWVLRNATRQLGGWTSAGLSRCIQTLAWADEQNKTNGGDPMYALERSIELISHKGHMTNER, translated from the coding sequence ATGGCCGGAAAACGAGCCCGACGGCGAACCCGGTTCGTGTTGGTCGTCGGAGGAGACGAGTTCCTCAACGAGCAAGAGGTACGCGATTGCCGTGACGAGGCCGCAAAGAACGATCCGGAAGCAGAGATCGTCGAACTCGATGCGGGCGAGGCGAGCCGATACGACTTCGACGAGGCCGTGAGCCCGTCGCTGCTGAGCTCGAGCTCGATTGTCATCATCCGCCACATCCAGAATTCCGAGGACGCGTTGACCGACACCATGGTCGATTACTGCACGTCCATGGCCAAGGACCCTTCCACTGCGGCGGGAACGGTCATCGCACAGCATGACGGCGGGCAGAAAGGCAAGAGAATCATCGACAGGCTCACCAAGGCGGGAGCCGAAAAAAAGGCGGTTCCCGATCTCAAGCGTGCCGACGCCAAGCTGAACTTCGTCATCCAATGCTTCGAGCGCCGCAAACGCCGCGTCGACCCGGCCGCAGCCCAACAGCTGGTCGCCGTGCTGGGGGAGAAGACCGGTGAGCTCGCCGCCATGTGCGAGCAGCTGTGCTTCGATTTCGACGACGACCCCATCGGTCTCGAGCTGGTCGACCAATACCTGACCGGCAACGCCGAGGTCACCGGATTCGCAGTGGCCGATGCGGCGCTGAACGGCAATGACGCCAAGGCCATCATCAACATGCGCGCCGCCGTCGCGCAAGGCACCGATCCCATTGCTCTGGTCGGCGCTCTGGCGATGAAACTGCGGACGTTGGCCAAGGCTTCCGCGCTACGTTCCGGCAGCATATCCCAAGCCGAGGCAAAGACCAATCCATGGGTCCTGCGCAACGCCACCCGGCAACTCGGCGGATGGACATCCGCGGGGCTTTCCAGATGCATCCAGACGCTGGCATGGGCCGACGAACAGAACAAGACCAACGGGGGAGACCCGATGTATGCGCTGGAGCGTTCCATCGAACTGATCAGCCACAAAGGACATATGACAAATGAACGATGA
- the tsaE gene encoding tRNA (adenosine(37)-N6)-threonylcarbamoyltransferase complex ATPase subunit type 1 TsaE, whose translation MNDESRYTVEVPTGTDMQALGAKVSACVRGGDVLLLSGPLGAGKTTFAQGFGAGLHIQEPIVSPTFTIARELDGRFADGTPAHLVHVDAYRLGGNAYAPGQDTVDRLLDELESLGLDEELEDPGEHTLVLMEWGEQMASAFAQERLEVHIERPLDRQALAEEAQDWQTELTGDGMRTVAFVPVGERWKDFGRQLDALR comes from the coding sequence ATGAACGATGAATCTCGCTATACCGTCGAAGTGCCGACCGGCACCGATATGCAGGCTCTTGGAGCGAAGGTGTCCGCGTGCGTGCGAGGCGGCGATGTTTTGCTGCTTTCAGGACCGTTGGGGGCAGGCAAGACCACCTTCGCGCAAGGTTTCGGAGCCGGCCTGCATATTCAGGAACCCATCGTTTCCCCGACCTTCACCATCGCCCGGGAACTTGACGGGCGTTTTGCCGACGGCACCCCCGCGCATCTGGTACACGTCGACGCGTACCGGCTTGGAGGCAACGCCTACGCACCCGGCCAGGACACGGTCGACCGGCTCCTTGATGAACTCGAATCGTTGGGGCTTGACGAGGAGCTTGAAGATCCGGGCGAGCATACGCTGGTCCTCATGGAATGGGGGGAGCAGATGGCCTCCGCGTTTGCCCAGGAACGTCTTGAGGTGCATATCGAACGTCCGCTTGACCGGCAGGCACTCGCCGAAGAAGCCCAAGACTGGCAAACGGAGCTGACAGGCGACGGCATGCGTACGGTGGCCTTCGTTCCGGTCGGTGAACGCTGGAAGGATTTCGGCCGCCAACTCGACGCGTTGCGATAG
- the tsaB gene encoding tRNA (adenosine(37)-N6)-threonylcarbamoyltransferase complex dimerization subunit type 1 TsaB codes for MANTLVIDTSFGSTVGVLGHEPIVETDSRTHVEKLQVNIGTAVGSAGLAPGELDRIVVGVGPAPFTGLRAGIVAAKAIAYATGAQLLGADVLEPQAWMMKLKRQGDDRLADCGFLATTGKTAGEQHTRHLTLAVNDARRRQLYFALYADEENKAEGEHKKPESAVAGERPFVFTAVTMDIDYPQHIVERVLKAIEGLDGVGAAGEYRIDIVGHGASKYDEAWQGFGESLGQVIDHSVLDAGAAGLQIFTDCTLASNGFDIAASNDAEAISDNGNKNGIRPVEPLYLRRPDVSVPNPLKHVLNHAGATKA; via the coding sequence ATGGCGAACACACTGGTCATAGACACCTCGTTCGGTTCGACGGTAGGCGTCTTGGGACACGAGCCGATCGTGGAAACCGATTCACGTACCCATGTCGAAAAGCTGCAGGTCAATATCGGCACGGCCGTGGGCTCGGCGGGGCTCGCGCCCGGCGAGCTTGACCGGATTGTCGTCGGTGTCGGACCGGCGCCATTTACCGGGCTCCGCGCCGGAATCGTCGCGGCGAAGGCCATCGCATACGCCACCGGCGCGCAATTGCTCGGCGCCGACGTCCTCGAGCCGCAGGCATGGATGATGAAACTGAAACGCCAAGGTGATGACCGGCTTGCCGATTGCGGTTTTCTCGCCACGACGGGAAAGACTGCAGGCGAGCAACATACACGTCATCTGACTCTGGCCGTCAACGACGCCCGTCGACGTCAGCTGTATTTCGCCCTTTATGCCGATGAAGAGAACAAAGCCGAGGGGGAACACAAGAAGCCCGAATCCGCTGTCGCAGGCGAGCGGCCGTTTGTCTTCACGGCAGTCACTATGGACATCGATTATCCGCAACATATCGTCGAACGGGTCCTGAAGGCCATTGAGGGGTTGGATGGCGTTGGTGCCGCCGGTGAATACCGTATCGACATCGTCGGCCATGGTGCCTCGAAATACGATGAGGCCTGGCAGGGATTCGGCGAATCATTGGGGCAGGTCATCGACCATTCCGTGTTGGATGCCGGGGCAGCAGGCCTACAGATTTTCACTGATTGCACCCTGGCAAGCAACGGTTTCGACATTGCAGCATCGAACGATGCCGAGGCGATATCGGATAACGGCAATAAGAACGGTATACGGCCGGTAGAACCGCTCTATCTGCGCCGTCCGGACGTCTCCGTGCCCAATCCCTTGAAGCATGTGCTGAACCATGCCGGCGCCACGAAAGCCTGA
- a CDS encoding GNAT family N-acetyltransferase — protein MIVDFGELDQQWALRSALGLETELFGAQAWDIQTLRTEITDTSRTYLADIVEGSGAATTPDADGRGTDGGSAFAPPSTTALAMRGYAGIWHADARAEIMTIGVGKRFQRKGVARNLLDALISRARHCDVRRITLEVRVDNEPAKRLYRSRGFEGIGLLRHYYQPENIDAVEMALDLETHIMGFGSVKENMEQKQ, from the coding sequence ATGATCGTCGATTTCGGTGAGCTTGATCAGCAATGGGCCCTGCGGTCCGCGCTTGGGCTCGAGACCGAGCTTTTCGGTGCCCAGGCTTGGGACATTCAGACGCTTCGCACCGAGATAACGGACACGTCACGAACCTATCTGGCCGATATCGTCGAGGGATCCGGTGCCGCCACGACGCCAGATGCCGATGGCCGTGGAACCGATGGCGGGAGTGCATTCGCCCCACCGTCCACGACCGCCTTGGCGATGCGCGGTTACGCCGGCATATGGCACGCCGACGCCCGGGCCGAGATCATGACTATCGGCGTCGGGAAACGGTTCCAACGCAAGGGCGTCGCCAGGAACCTTCTCGACGCATTGATCAGCCGTGCACGGCATTGCGATGTTCGTCGCATCACCCTGGAGGTCCGTGTCGACAACGAGCCGGCGAAACGGCTCTATCGCTCACGTGGCTTTGAGGGTATCGGCCTGCTGCGGCATTACTATCAACCCGAAAACATCGATGCCGTCGAAATGGCCTTGGACCTCGAAACGCATATCATGGGATTCGGCAGCGTCAAAGAGAATATGGAGCAAAAGCAATGA
- the tsaD gene encoding tRNA (adenosine(37)-N6)-threonylcarbamoyltransferase complex transferase subunit TsaD, with protein sequence MSEPTVLGIESTCDETAAAIVRGRTLVSNVVASSMEEHARYGGVIPEIASRAHAEAFVPVVSKALADADMDLSDIDAIAVSAGPGLAGCLAVGVSGAKALAWSANKPIYGINHVIGHIAVTQLQFGPFPKDTLALIVSGGHTSLLHVGDVARHVDVVGTTLDDAAGECFDKVARLLGFPYPGGPHIDRHGQLGDPHAIKVPQGLTKGKAGKEHPYDFSFSGVKTAVARWVEAQQAAGNPIPVDDVCASLADSVATVLANKAMHGCEEYGSKTLIVGGGFSANSQLRAKLLEVGEQQGVEVRIPQIKLCTDNGAMVAMLGVNLVEAGIRPSAPDFPIDSAMPMNVISV encoded by the coding sequence ATGAGCGAACCGACAGTACTGGGTATCGAATCGACCTGCGACGAGACCGCGGCGGCCATCGTGCGCGGACGCACCCTTGTTTCCAACGTGGTCGCCTCCTCCATGGAGGAACACGCGCGTTACGGCGGGGTCATCCCCGAAATCGCCTCACGCGCCCACGCCGAAGCGTTCGTGCCCGTGGTCAGCAAAGCGCTGGCCGACGCCGACATGGACCTTTCCGACATCGACGCCATTGCGGTGTCGGCCGGTCCGGGCCTTGCCGGCTGCCTGGCCGTCGGGGTGTCCGGAGCGAAGGCGCTTGCATGGTCGGCGAACAAGCCGATCTACGGCATCAATCACGTCATCGGTCATATCGCCGTCACCCAACTGCAATTCGGGCCATTCCCGAAAGACACCCTGGCGCTTATCGTTTCGGGCGGCCATACGTCGCTGTTGCACGTCGGAGACGTCGCCCGCCACGTGGACGTCGTCGGCACGACGCTTGATGACGCCGCAGGGGAGTGCTTCGACAAGGTCGCCCGCCTGCTGGGCTTCCCCTACCCGGGAGGCCCCCATATCGACAGGCATGGCCAGCTTGGCGATCCCCACGCCATCAAGGTGCCGCAGGGCCTCACCAAGGGCAAGGCAGGCAAAGAGCATCCCTACGATTTCAGCTTCTCGGGCGTGAAGACCGCCGTGGCCCGTTGGGTTGAGGCACAACAGGCCGCAGGCAACCCGATTCCGGTCGATGACGTCTGCGCCTCGCTGGCCGACTCGGTCGCCACGGTGCTGGCCAATAAGGCCATGCACGGATGCGAGGAATACGGTTCCAAGACGTTGATCGTCGGCGGCGGTTTCTCCGCCAATTCCCAACTGAGGGCCAAACTGCTTGAAGTCGGCGAGCAGCAAGGTGTCGAGGTGCGCATCCCGCAGATCAAGCTGTGCACCGACAACGGCGCGATGGTCGCCATGCTCGGAGTCAACCTGGTCGAGGCCGGCATACGTCCTTCTGCTCCCGATTTCCCGATTGATTCGGCCATGCCGATGAACGTCATCAGCGTCTGA
- a CDS encoding acyltransferase family protein gives MLGRTGNSPKPTEKNTPGGSLTSNSLLVSQPSRNNAIDGLRALAIIGVVAYHVRPSLLRGGFLGVTVFFVISGFLITGSVERRMSGPQGFHYAGYLYRKIKRLTFPLLSLIALVVPIAYLLSPGMLPKLHLDALPSALYASNWVYIFRKVSYFSAAGLPSPLTHLWFLALTMQFYLVWVSLLWLMHRFGLRLRIRFLATLLLAVASTVLMTVLYVPGTDVSRVYYGLDTRFSELMVGALLALMVERAKSKQELDSETSGTGRRPALFNLALAGAGFCLLAALIVLYYAADGNDAWLYRGGFQAVALIVALLLAVVLVPGNLCRSLLGMRVLRYIGSRSFSIYLAHYPLLEFMNPAIRTQPLRWWEWIVQFMVLWASCEAFYQMAEATRKSRPAGKGPLREMRLITKILALCGVVAVVLCTLLPVNFNRVAGERSSVLRREYLAVERNMGMATAIRSDLMTLRRSAVPKPSLNLPVRLVPKAAKVPKNLDTKGWTYDAATGSCSANPLIISDSVEMGAHDYVQQHIPASIQDNMVGRHFSTGADLFRKHQGQGQAGSVVIMALGTNDRIVDEQQVEDLIAAVGDEPIYLTTVRMPDTWQDSNNQILRSVLARHPNVGLLDWYSVSNMHPEYFYDDGTHLTPGENGGREAYGIMLRQGLCGQ, from the coding sequence ATGTTGGGACGCACCGGAAACAGCCCAAAACCGACTGAAAAGAATACGCCCGGTGGTTCCCTCACTTCGAATTCCCTGCTGGTTTCTCAGCCTTCCCGCAACAACGCAATCGATGGTCTGAGAGCCTTGGCCATCATCGGGGTGGTGGCCTATCATGTGCGTCCGTCTCTGCTGCGTGGCGGCTTTCTCGGCGTCACGGTGTTCTTCGTCATCTCCGGTTTCCTGATAACCGGCAGCGTGGAACGACGGATGTCCGGACCGCAGGGGTTTCATTATGCAGGCTACCTGTACAGGAAAATCAAGCGTCTGACCTTCCCGCTGCTTTCCCTGATCGCACTGGTCGTGCCGATCGCCTATCTGCTTTCGCCGGGCATGCTTCCGAAACTGCATCTCGATGCGCTGCCCAGCGCGTTGTATGCCAGCAATTGGGTCTATATCTTCCGTAAGGTTTCCTATTTCAGTGCCGCGGGACTCCCGTCACCGCTTACCCATCTGTGGTTCCTCGCACTGACCATGCAGTTCTATCTGGTCTGGGTCTCGCTGCTGTGGCTGATGCACCGTTTTGGCTTACGGTTGCGCATCAGATTCCTGGCAACTCTGCTGCTTGCCGTCGCGTCCACGGTTCTGATGACGGTGCTCTATGTTCCCGGAACCGATGTGTCTCGCGTCTATTACGGCCTTGACACACGTTTTTCGGAATTGATGGTCGGCGCATTGCTGGCGTTGATGGTCGAGCGGGCCAAATCAAAACAAGAACTCGATTCGGAGACGTCAGGCACCGGACGTCGGCCTGCTCTGTTCAATCTCGCCTTGGCGGGAGCCGGGTTCTGCCTTCTCGCCGCCCTGATCGTCCTGTATTATGCTGCAGACGGCAATGACGCATGGCTGTACCGCGGCGGCTTCCAGGCGGTCGCCCTGATCGTCGCCCTGCTGCTCGCCGTCGTTCTGGTGCCGGGCAATCTCTGCCGTTCGCTTTTGGGGATGCGGGTGCTACGTTACATCGGCTCACGCTCCTTCTCGATCTATCTGGCCCATTATCCGCTGCTTGAATTCATGAACCCCGCCATCCGCACACAGCCGTTGCGTTGGTGGGAATGGATCGTGCAATTCATGGTGCTGTGGGCGTCCTGCGAGGCCTTCTATCAGATGGCCGAGGCGACGCGCAAATCCAGGCCTGCAGGCAAGGGGCCATTGCGCGAAATGCGCCTGATCACTAAGATCCTGGCGTTGTGCGGTGTGGTGGCCGTTGTGCTGTGTACGCTACTGCCTGTGAATTTCAATAGGGTGGCCGGCGAACGTTCGTCTGTCTTACGACGGGAATATCTTGCGGTCGAGCGAAACATGGGAATGGCGACTGCGATCAGAAGCGACCTGATGACGCTGCGCAGGTCGGCCGTGCCCAAGCCGTCGCTGAATCTGCCTGTGCGTTTGGTGCCGAAGGCCGCCAAGGTACCCAAAAACCTCGATACCAAAGGTTGGACCTACGATGCCGCCACAGGTTCATGTAGTGCGAATCCTCTGATTATCAGCGATTCCGTGGAGATGGGTGCGCACGATTATGTCCAGCAGCATATCCCGGCAAGCATTCAGGACAATATGGTCGGCCGCCACTTTTCCACAGGTGCCGACCTCTTCCGCAAGCATCAGGGGCAAGGCCAGGCCGGAAGCGTTGTCATCATGGCACTGGGGACCAACGACCGCATTGTCGACGAACAACAGGTCGAGGACCTGATAGCGGCGGTGGGCGACGAACCCATATACCTCACTACGGTCCGTATGCCCGATACCTGGCAGGATTCGAACAACCAGATTCTGCGTTCCGTGCTCGCCAGGCATCCGAATGTAGGGCTTCTTGATTGGTATTCGGTGAGCAACATGCATCCTGAATACTTCTACGACGACGGGACGCATCTGACTCCCGGGGAGAACGGCGGCCGTGAGGCCTACGGCATCATGCTGAGGCAGGGACTGTGCGGGCAATGA
- a CDS encoding DNA-3-methyladenine glycosylase I gives MNADQETEENDPNGQITRSQPDGLYRCWPESYLNLSHDMLVYHDTEWGTPCHDSQALFERLALEAMQAGLSWNTIINKRRAIDKAFHDFDIERVAQMGPEVSSLMANKAIIRNRRKIEAIVHNAQVVLGLGMPFADYIWSFAPSGPYIRRPQSFEEVPAVTEASTRMSKAMKKAGFKFVGPTTMYAYMQSTGMVNDHLQGCFRCPQRQD, from the coding sequence ATGAACGCTGACCAAGAGACGGAGGAAAACGATCCGAACGGCCAGATCACTCGGTCGCAGCCTGATGGCCTTTATCGCTGCTGGCCCGAGTCGTATCTCAACCTGAGCCACGACATGTTGGTCTATCATGATACGGAATGGGGCACGCCCTGCCATGATTCGCAGGCCCTGTTCGAACGTCTAGCGCTTGAAGCCATGCAGGCCGGGCTTTCCTGGAACACGATTATCAATAAACGCAGGGCCATTGACAAGGCTTTTCATGATTTCGATATCGAACGTGTCGCGCAGATGGGTCCCGAGGTCTCCAGCCTGATGGCCAACAAGGCCATCATCCGCAACCGGCGAAAAATCGAGGCTATCGTCCATAATGCACAGGTCGTATTGGGCTTGGGTATGCCGTTCGCCGATTACATCTGGAGTTTCGCCCCGTCGGGCCCGTATATCCGCAGGCCTCAGAGCTTTGAGGAGGTGCCGGCGGTCACGGAAGCCTCTACGCGAATGAGCAAAGCCATGAAAAAGGCCGGATTCAAGTTCGTCGGGCCTACCACCATGTATGCCTATATGCAGTCGACGGGAATGGTCAACGACCATCTTCAGGGCTGTTTCCGGTGCCCGCAGAGGCAGGATTGA
- a CDS encoding M23 family metallopeptidase yields the protein MAMMSNRERQRRKRELVRFVRQQRRQRLIGLIWGSVTVVTVSAVLLIGFGTSGRQALAATGSMADQSVDSPAIDGETDEPPWSFSHHPLGVVEPIESSDLAVQNTKGCQADMRWPVVPHVVIRKFKAPKQAWGPGHRGVDIAAIEDTPLFAPANGFISFVGIVAGKSVVSIRHKSLTLTLEPAQTLLPIGTPVIKGMPIGTVKGVSDHCTGLCVHWGVRKSRKEYRDPQQLATKRKIVLKPVAA from the coding sequence ATGGCAATGATGAGCAACAGGGAAAGGCAACGTCGTAAGCGCGAACTCGTGCGCTTCGTCAGGCAGCAACGCAGGCAACGGCTGATCGGCTTGATCTGGGGGTCGGTCACCGTGGTAACGGTATCCGCAGTGCTGCTCATAGGATTCGGCACCTCGGGTCGGCAAGCCTTGGCCGCTACGGGCAGCATGGCCGATCAATCCGTGGACTCGCCTGCGATCGATGGTGAAACCGATGAGCCCCCATGGTCGTTCAGCCATCATCCACTGGGTGTCGTTGAGCCGATCGAATCCTCAGACCTTGCTGTCCAGAACACAAAAGGCTGTCAGGCAGACATGAGATGGCCGGTCGTGCCACATGTGGTGATACGAAAATTCAAGGCCCCCAAGCAGGCCTGGGGACCGGGCCATCGCGGTGTCGATATCGCGGCGATAGAGGATACCCCTCTGTTCGCTCCTGCAAACGGTTTCATCAGTTTCGTCGGTATCGTGGCGGGCAAATCCGTGGTAAGTATCCGCCATAAGAGCCTCACCCTGACGCTTGAACCCGCGCAGACGCTTTTGCCGATAGGGACGCCTGTGATCAAAGGCATGCCGATCGGCACCGTCAAAGGGGTTTCGGACCACTGCACGGGACTGTGCGTGCACTGGGGAGTGAGAAAAAGCAGAAAGGAATACAGGGATCCGCAACAATTGGCGACAAAGCGAAAGATAGTCCTCAAACCTGTTGCAGCCTAA
- a CDS encoding NADP-dependent isocitrate dehydrogenase: MKKIKVEGTVAELDGDEMTRVIWKDIKNRLILPYLDVNLDYYDLGIENRDATDDQVTIDAANAIKKHHVGVKCATITPDEARVKEFNLKKMWKSPNGTIRNILGGTIFREPIVIANIPRLVPGWKKPIVVARHAFGDQYKATDFKVDKPGRLTVTFTPADGSEPIEHVVYDYPGAGVAQVQYNLDDSIRGFARACFNYGLMRHYPVYLSTKNTILKAYDGEFKDIFAAVYETEYKDRFEAEGLSYEHRLIDDMVASTMKWHGGYIWACKNYDGDVQSDSVAQGFGSLGLMTSVLMTPDGKTVEAEAAHGTVTRHYRRWLKGEKTSTNPIASIYAWTGGLKQRAKLDETPEVGHFAETLEQVIINTVEGGKMTKDLAMLVGPDQPWLDTAGFMDALDEGLQKELGQSR, translated from the coding sequence ATGAAAAAGATCAAGGTCGAAGGGACGGTCGCCGAGCTTGACGGCGACGAGATGACGAGGGTGATCTGGAAGGATATCAAGAACCGCCTTATCCTGCCCTATCTCGACGTCAATCTTGACTATTACGATCTCGGCATCGAAAACCGCGACGCGACCGATGACCAGGTGACCATCGATGCGGCCAACGCCATCAAAAAGCACCATGTCGGCGTCAAATGCGCCACCATCACCCCCGACGAGGCACGTGTCAAGGAATTCAACCTGAAAAAGATGTGGAAGTCGCCGAACGGGACCATCCGCAACATTCTCGGCGGCACGATCTTCCGCGAGCCCATCGTCATCGCCAACATCCCGCGATTGGTCCCCGGCTGGAAGAAGCCCATCGTCGTGGCCCGCCACGCTTTCGGCGACCAGTACAAGGCCACGGATTTCAAGGTCGACAAACCGGGACGCCTGACGGTCACCTTCACACCCGCCGACGGAAGCGAGCCCATCGAACACGTGGTCTACGACTATCCGGGTGCGGGCGTCGCCCAAGTGCAATACAATCTTGACGACTCCATCCGCGGCTTCGCGCGGGCCTGCTTCAATTACGGGCTCATGCGTCACTATCCGGTGTATCTGTCGACGAAGAACACGATTCTCAAAGCCTACGACGGCGAATTCAAGGACATTTTCGCCGCAGTCTATGAAACCGAATACAAGGACCGTTTCGAGGCTGAGGGCCTTTCTTACGAACACCGTCTGATCGACGATATGGTGGCCAGCACGATGAAATGGCACGGCGGCTATATCTGGGCCTGCAAGAACTATGACGGCGACGTGCAGTCCGATTCGGTGGCACAAGGATTCGGCTCGCTGGGATTGATGACCTCCGTGCTGATGACCCCTGACGGCAAGACCGTGGAAGCCGAGGCTGCGCACGGCACCGTCACCCGCCATTACCGTCGCTGGCTCAAAGGCGAGAAGACCTCGACCAACCCCATCGCTTCGATCTACGCATGGACCGGAGGGCTCAAGCAGCGGGCCAAGCTTGACGAGACGCCCGAAGTCGGCCATTTCGCCGAAACCTTGGAACAGGTCATCATCAACACCGTGGAAGGCGGGAAGATGACCAAGGACCTGGCCATGCTCGTAGGTCCCGACCAGCCTTGGCTCGATACGGCTGGTTTCATGGATGCCTTGGACGAAGGACTGCAAAAGGAATTGGGCCAATCACGTTAA
- a CDS encoding GuaB3 family IMP dehydrogenase-related protein: protein MTQEIEIGLGKKGRLAYSLDDIAIVPSRRTRDPQDVSTAWQIDAYQFDVPVLSAPMDSVTSPATAIAMGKLGALGVLDLEGLWTRYDDPQPLLDEISRLDESSATARLQEIYAEPIKPELITRRLHEIRDAGVTVAGALSPQRTQEFYSTVVDAGVDLFVIRGTAVSAEHVSQKHEPLNLKKFIYDLDVPVIVGGAASYTAALHLMRTGAAGVLVGFGGGAVSATRATIGVHAPMATAIADVAEARRDYMDESGGRYVQIIADGGMGTSGSFVKALAMGADAVMLGAPLARAQEAPGKGTHWGAEARHPSLPRGKRTTVGTVAPLQQILFGPSHNADGTVNFIGALRRAMASTGYVDLKNFQHCDVTVTLSHLG, encoded by the coding sequence ATGACTCAGGAAATTGAAATCGGTTTGGGCAAAAAAGGCCGTTTGGCTTATTCCTTGGACGATATCGCCATCGTCCCCTCACGCAGGACCCGCGATCCGCAGGACGTTTCGACGGCTTGGCAGATCGATGCCTACCAGTTCGACGTGCCGGTGCTTTCGGCTCCGATGGATTCGGTGACCAGCCCTGCCACGGCGATCGCCATGGGCAAGCTCGGCGCTCTCGGAGTGCTCGACCTCGAAGGGTTGTGGACACGATACGACGACCCGCAGCCGCTGCTTGATGAGATCAGCCGGCTTGACGAGAGCAGCGCCACGGCCCGTCTGCAGGAGATCTACGCGGAGCCGATCAAGCCGGAACTGATCACCCGGCGTCTTCATGAGATACGTGACGCAGGCGTCACCGTCGCCGGCGCGCTTTCGCCCCAGCGCACGCAGGAGTTCTATTCGACCGTCGTCGACGCCGGCGTCGACCTCTTCGTCATCCGCGGCACGGCGGTTTCGGCCGAGCATGTTTCGCAGAAACACGAGCCTTTGAATCTGAAGAAGTTCATCTACGACCTTGATGTGCCGGTCATCGTCGGGGGAGCGGCCAGCTATACCGCGGCCCTTCATCTCATGCGTACCGGTGCCGCCGGCGTGCTTGTCGGTTTCGGCGGCGGGGCCGTTTCCGCGACACGGGCAACCATCGGCGTCCATGCGCCTATGGCCACCGCGATCGCCGATGTGGCCGAGGCCCGTCGTGATTATATGGACGAATCCGGCGGCCGCTACGTGCAGATCATCGCCGACGGCGGCATGGGCACCTCCGGCTCGTTCGTCAAGGCGCTGGCCATGGGCGCCGACGCGGTCATGCTCGGAGCGCCTTTGGCACGTGCGCAGGAAGCACCCGGCAAAGGCACGCATTGGGGTGCCGAGGCTCGCCATCCCTCCCTTCCCCGCGGGAAGCGGACAACAGTCGGTACGGTTGCGCCGTTGCAGCAGATTCTTTTCGGGCCCAGCCATAACGCCGACGGAACGGTGAACTTCATCGGCGCCCTTCGCCGGGCCATGGCTTCCACCGGCTACGTCGACCTGAAGAACTTCCAGCATTGCGACGTAACAGTCACGCTTTCGCATCTGGGCTGA